CCCTGATCGACGAAGCTCTGTTCTACAGGGTACAGGATATTATCCAGCGGGCTAACGGCAAACGTAAAGAAGTACCAAAGCGCCAGCATTCAGAGCTACCGTTGCGAGGCTTTCTGGTATGCCGGCAATGTGGCGGTAATTTGACAGGCAGCAAGACGCGTGGTAATGGTGGGCAGTATTACTACTACCACTGCCAGCACGGCTGTAAGGAGCGTTTCCGCGCTACTGAAGCCAACGATAGATTTACCGACTACCTGAAAGCAATTAAACCACCAGAAGAGATTGCCCTGTTGTACCTGCACATCATGGAAGACATTTTCAGGCAGAAAGAAGGCAACAAGAGCGATGCCCTGGCGCGGGTAGAACGGGACATCAGAAAACAGGAGGAGCGCCTTACGTCAGCAACCGAAAAGTATATAGACGACAAAATCGGAGCGGATGCGTACGAACGACTGGAGGGCCGGCTGAGGCATCGACTTCAGGAGCTAGAAGCGGAGCGCCGAAACCTGGAGGAAATGGAAACCGATTTCGACAGGTATGCCCGGTACGGTATGGCGTTGATTTCTGATCTACCCGGTTACTTCCAAAAGGCAGAGTTACCCATTCAACAGAAAATGGTTGGTTTAATATTCCCGGAAAAGCTAACGTACGACCAGGGCAATTATCGAACCACGCGACTGAACGAGGCAATCGCCCTTTTCAACCGCAAAAAGGCCGATATTGAGGCAAAAAACAAAGGGCTGACCGCTTCAGTAAACGATCAGCCCTCGGAGGTTGCCCTACCAGGACTCGAACCTGGATCCTCCTGATCCAGAGTCAAGAGATACATACCTGTAGCCACCACAATTCTGCTTGCCCAGATGCTGCGCAGGGCTTAGCATAACAGAAGTGAGGAACTGCGCTATACCCTATTCGAAATTTGGCAATCAAAAAAGCCGGCTACCCAACGGGTGCCGGCTTTTTGTTGCCCCACAAGGAGTCGAACCTTGAACCTTCGGAACCAGAATCCGACGCTCTGCCAATTGAGCTATAGGGCAATTAATTCTGGAATGCTGTGAAATGCTGTTTTTAGGCTCTTGTTCCGGGCAAGGTTTTGAACTTTGCGAACTTTGCGACTCCCACCCAGAGATCCTTCATACTGCTAGGATGACATGGGTAAAGAATGTTGCCAACCCTGCCCCATTCGACACTCGGCAATCGAAATTCGGCACTCCATCAATTCTCCTGCGGCCCCATCCATACCGATACGCAGTCGTTCATGATTTCGCTTACCAGCTCTGTGTCTAGCACTGCGTGGATCATGGTTTCGGCCTGGCAGAGTTGGGCACTGGTCAGGCCGGCGACCCCCATCAGTTGCGCGCGCGACAGGTTGGCGCCGCGGAATGTGGCGTTGGTAAAGATTGCGCCATCCAGTTGTGCACCGCGGAGGTCTGCACCGTTGAGATTGGCGCCCATCAGGTTTGTACCAACCAGGGTTGCTGCTTTCAGATCTGCGCCGGCAAGGTTTGCGTCTGTCAGGTCGGCGTTGTCGAGTTGGGCGGAGAACAGGGTTGTGTTGCTCATGTCGGCATCGCGTAGCCGGGCTGCGCGGAAGTCTACTCCGTCGAGTGTGGCTTCTTGCAGGTTGGCGCCGTTGAGGGCCGCACCGCGCAGGTCCATCGACGCCATGTTTGCGCGTGGCAGAGGAACAGGGCCAAAAAACACAAACGCCCACAGCATCGTTGCCAAGGCCCCAACCATTGCCGTTTTTTGTGTCCGCGAATCACTCGACCATTCACGCCACGAGAACCGCCGGCGCTTGTAGCCTTTGAGCGTTGCTACAGCGTTTGTGTAAAACGAATACGACATTCCGCTAATCAGCACAAACAGCAGCAAGTGAAACGCTGAGCCATACGGATCTGCTTTTACGAGATATCCCAACCCAAAATAGCCAATCGTGACCGGCACGATGCACCAGCCTACCAGGATTGTAACCGCTTTTTGCAGATCAAAAAATGGCAAGTGCGAATCACGGAGATGCGGGATGTGCGCGCGCATGATCCCGGTCATCAGCCATGGGTACACTTTTTTGTCGAGTGGCTTGCCGTCAGGAAATACCGCAGGAAACGCCGCGAGGTCTTCCCACAACCGCTGGAGATACAGGTGGAAATAGATAAACAGAACCGACAGAATCATCGGCACCACCCAGAAAAAGCTGGCAGCCGGGATTTTGGTACCGATTAATGGTAGCGGCGAAACAGCCATATTCGTGATCAGGTGGATGTCCTGCGTAGACGACACCACGAGCCATGCATACAAACAGCAAAGCAGTTTAATCAGGAAGAGCCGACTGCCTTTTCTCGAGGTTTCTTCGACGTGCTTTAACCAGTCGGTGTCTTCGATACCAGCCGGCAACTGGGCACTCGACATATTCGCGCCGCGCAGCTGTTTGATCTGAAGACCCCGCACGCCGTGCAGATTTGCTTCCTGCAGGTTTGCCTCATACAACACCGCGTGGTGCAGCGTGGCGTCCTGCAAATCAGCGCGACCGAGAATGGTACCCTGTAAATTGGAAAGCGAGAGCCGGGCATCATGCAGGTAGGCGCGCGTCATGTTTGCACCCGACAAATTCGATTCGCGCATATTAGCGCGGTACAAATTGGCCTGGGAGAGGTTTGCGCCTGACAAGTTCGCCAGTGAGAGCCGCGCACCCTGAAGATCGCTGCCCCACAAACTGGCTTTTTGGAGATTAACCCCGCCCATCATGGCACCCTGAAGATTGGCCTTGGAAAGGCCGGCGCCCTGCAAGTTG
This genomic interval from Bacteroidota bacterium contains the following:
- a CDS encoding pentapeptide repeat-containing protein; translated protein: MSKESEQPAGGNPLVEYEHEPTFFIDISEEDLERVLEEHLEWVNSSGQRGKRANLERVNLVGADLHGANLTEANMCQANLSKANLQGAGLSKANLQGAMMGGVNLQKASLWGSDLQGARLSLANLSGANLSQANLYRANMRESNLSGANMTRAYLHDARLSLSNLQGTILGRADLQDATLHHAVLYEANLQEANLHGVRGLQIKQLRGANMSSAQLPAGIEDTDWLKHVEETSRKGSRLFLIKLLCCLYAWLVVSSTQDIHLITNMAVSPLPLIGTKIPAASFFWVVPMILSVLFIYFHLYLQRLWEDLAAFPAVFPDGKPLDKKVYPWLMTGIMRAHIPHLRDSHLPFFDLQKAVTILVGWCIVPVTIGYFGLGYLVKADPYGSAFHLLLFVLISGMSYSFYTNAVATLKGYKRRRFSWREWSSDSRTQKTAMVGALATMLWAFVFFGPVPLPRANMASMDLRGAALNGANLQEATLDGVDFRAARLRDADMSNTTLFSAQLDNADLTDANLAGADLKAATLVGTNLMGANLNGADLRGAQLDGAIFTNATFRGANLSRAQLMGVAGLTSAQLCQAETMIHAVLDTELVSEIMNDCVSVWMGPQEN